A genomic region of Bacteroidota bacterium contains the following coding sequences:
- a CDS encoding HU family DNA-binding protein, translating into MTKADIVNRVATATGVTKLETEILVDGFFKTMADALANGDHIEIRGFGTFRTKKRSPRMARNPRTGETVALDEHFVPTFKPSRDLRQLIDDRQKSTTSSRSPK; encoded by the coding sequence ATGACAAAAGCCGACATCGTAAACCGCGTTGCAACCGCGACCGGTGTAACCAAACTCGAGACAGAAATTCTGGTGGATGGCTTTTTCAAAACGATGGCCGATGCGCTCGCCAACGGCGATCACATCGAGATTCGCGGCTTCGGGACATTCCGGACCAAGAAGCGGAGTCCACGCATGGCCCGCAACCCCCGCACGGGAGAAACGGTCGCGCTTGACGAGCATTTTGTACCGACGTTCAAACCGTCGCGCGATCTTCGGCAACTGATCGACGATCGACAAAAGAGCACGACTTCCTCCCGATCACCAAAATAA